In Vibrio pelagius, a single window of DNA contains:
- a CDS encoding TetR/AcrR family transcriptional regulator has protein sequence MVVGTAGRPRSFDQEKALEEALKVFWEQGFEGTSLSDLTKAMGINKPSMYSAFGNKEQLFLKAVEMYKARESEYFYQALGQADIRKVITDIIIGCAEAHSCKDKPKGCLMIQGALACSADASPIKQAMVDCRKEMSEILLTRFTKAQKEGQLIESADPQVMTHFMATFLNGLSVHSMDDVSPEMIIAVAELGIKDLHAFCLN, from the coding sequence ATGGTAGTCGGTACAGCAGGTCGACCACGCAGTTTTGACCAAGAAAAGGCGTTAGAAGAAGCATTAAAAGTGTTTTGGGAACAAGGATTTGAGGGCACATCTCTTTCTGACTTGACCAAGGCGATGGGCATCAATAAACCCAGCATGTATTCCGCCTTTGGCAATAAAGAACAACTCTTTCTTAAAGCGGTCGAAATGTACAAAGCCCGTGAATCAGAATATTTTTATCAGGCATTAGGACAGGCTGATATACGCAAGGTGATCACGGATATCATCATTGGGTGTGCGGAAGCACACAGCTGTAAAGATAAACCAAAAGGTTGTTTGATGATTCAAGGCGCTTTGGCATGCAGCGCAGATGCCAGTCCGATAAAACAAGCGATGGTGGATTGTCGAAAAGAAATGAGTGAAATATTGCTAACAAGGTTCACAAAGGCTCAAAAAGAAGGTCAATTAATTGAGTCTGCTGACCCACAAGTGATGACACATTTCATGGCCACTTTTCTCAATGGCTTGTCAGTTCACTCTATGGATGATGTGTCTCCAGAGATGATTATTGCTGTGGCGGAACTCGGAATAAAAGACTTACACGCATTCTGCTTAAACTAA
- a CDS encoding efflux RND transporter periplasmic adaptor subunit → MVGKHLRTSLLLISFAAPLVLSGCKDSRAEAPASAPPPPTVEVAQVLVEQVTELDQYTGRLESPQTVTVMPRVSGYVDRVHFREGHLVEAGEVLFSIDNRLFVAEVNRLKAELSSAQTSLNQAIKDYERALRLSKTKAISQETVDARFADQQRSVASVSALKAALAKAELDLEFTLVRAPITGTVSFAEVTKGNYVTTGQTVLTSLVSTLKMYAYFDIDERSFLKYQEINNLISADGEIENVVQMSLANDTDFPHIGYIDFVDNAIDEATGTIQVRAVFDNEDKKFLPGMFAKMRIAGSDSYQGVLIDNKAIGTDLNNKYVLVLGDDNIVQYRAISLGEALNGLRIVLDGLKGDEKIVVNGLQRVRANMPVTPNEIAMADENTLANIRQQQALRDKQRSELLTLQVKQ, encoded by the coding sequence ATGGTAGGTAAACACCTTAGAACGTCTCTTCTACTAATCTCATTTGCAGCACCATTGGTGTTGTCTGGATGTAAAGATTCACGCGCCGAAGCACCTGCATCAGCGCCGCCACCGCCAACGGTTGAAGTGGCACAAGTGCTTGTAGAGCAGGTTACCGAACTTGATCAATACACTGGCCGATTAGAATCACCTCAAACCGTCACCGTGATGCCTCGTGTGTCGGGTTACGTAGACCGTGTTCACTTCCGTGAAGGCCATCTCGTAGAAGCTGGAGAAGTGCTTTTCTCAATCGACAATCGTTTGTTTGTTGCTGAAGTTAACCGTTTGAAAGCGGAACTTAGCAGTGCTCAAACAAGCTTGAACCAAGCAATCAAAGATTATGAACGTGCGCTAAGGCTGAGCAAAACTAAAGCGATATCACAAGAGACTGTTGATGCACGTTTTGCGGATCAACAGCGTAGTGTTGCAAGTGTTTCAGCTCTTAAAGCTGCTTTGGCAAAAGCGGAATTAGACCTTGAATTCACTCTGGTTCGCGCGCCGATTACAGGCACAGTTTCTTTCGCAGAGGTGACCAAAGGTAACTATGTAACTACGGGTCAAACCGTTCTTACATCACTGGTATCTACTTTGAAAATGTACGCTTACTTCGACATTGATGAGCGTAGTTTCCTTAAATATCAAGAGATTAATAACCTCATCTCCGCAGATGGTGAAATTGAAAATGTTGTCCAAATGTCGTTGGCTAACGATACCGATTTCCCTCATATCGGTTACATCGACTTTGTAGACAACGCGATTGATGAAGCAACGGGAACCATTCAAGTTCGCGCCGTTTTTGATAATGAGGATAAGAAATTTCTGCCGGGTATGTTCGCGAAAATGCGCATCGCTGGCTCGGATAGCTACCAAGGTGTGTTGATTGATAACAAAGCGATTGGTACCGACCTGAACAACAAGTATGTCTTGGTTTTAGGCGATGACAATATTGTCCAATACCGAGCAATCTCTCTTGGTGAAGCCCTTAACGGTCTGCGCATTGTATTGGATGGCTTAAAAGGCGACGAAAAGATTGTCGTTAATGGCTTACAACGAGTGCGTGCCAACATGCCTGTTACGCCTAATGAAATCGCAATGGCTGATGAAAACACCCTTGCCAATATTCGCCAACAGCAAGCATTACGAGATAAGCAGCGCAGTGAACTACTGACTCTGCAAGTGAAGCAATAA
- a CDS encoding DUF1852 domain-containing protein, which yields MTTDFNFTIKSIGLDENYHPSDSTRITTNFANLARGENRQRNLRNALNMINNNFNALANWDNPNRDRYSVELEIVSVDIDIEGNGENFPSIEVLKTNIVDHATNERIEGIVGNNFSSYVRDYDFSVLLLEHNKDKPGFSVPNNFGELHGNLFKSFIKSDTYKANFKKLPVICLSVSDNKIYQRTDNQHPVLGFEYQPNESSLTEQYFKKMGLEVRYFMPPNSVAPLAFYFFGDLLNDYSNLELISTISTMETFQKIYRPEIYNANAVAGNRYQPNLKNSDHSLTQIVYDREERSKLAIKQGKFAEEHFIKPFQHTLDQWSASFAV from the coding sequence ATGACTACTGATTTTAACTTTACGATTAAAAGCATCGGACTCGATGAAAATTACCACCCTTCAGACAGCACGCGTATTACAACCAACTTTGCAAACTTAGCACGTGGTGAAAACCGTCAGAGAAATCTTCGTAACGCATTGAACATGATTAACAACAATTTCAATGCTTTAGCAAACTGGGACAACCCAAATCGAGACCGCTACTCTGTAGAACTGGAGATCGTGTCTGTTGATATCGACATTGAAGGCAACGGCGAAAACTTCCCATCTATCGAAGTATTGAAAACTAACATTGTCGATCACGCAACCAATGAACGCATTGAAGGTATAGTAGGGAATAACTTCTCTTCATACGTACGAGATTACGACTTTAGTGTTTTATTGTTAGAGCATAATAAAGATAAGCCTGGCTTCAGCGTACCTAATAATTTTGGTGAACTGCACGGCAACTTATTCAAATCGTTCATTAAGTCTGACACATACAAAGCGAACTTTAAAAAGCTACCTGTTATCTGCCTAAGCGTATCAGATAATAAAATATACCAACGCACAGACAACCAACACCCAGTTTTAGGTTTCGAATATCAGCCAAATGAATCATCTTTAACTGAGCAATACTTTAAAAAAATGGGCCTAGAAGTGCGTTACTTCATGCCGCCAAATAGTGTTGCTCCTTTGGCGTTCTACTTCTTTGGTGATCTGCTTAATGACTACTCGAACCTAGAACTGATCAGCACCATTAGTACGATGGAAACTTTCCAAAAGATTTATCGCCCAGAAATCTACAATGCGAATGCGGTTGCTGGTAATCGTTACCAACCAAACTTAAAGAACTCAGATCACTCACTTACACAAATCGTGTACGACCGTGAAGAGCGTAGCAAACTGGCGATCAAGCAAGGTAAATTCGCTGAAGAGCACTTTATCAAACCGTTTCAACACACGTTAGACCAATGGTCTGCAAGCTTCGCTGTTTAA
- a CDS encoding GNAT family N-acetyltransferase, which translates to MEFKETEPSQVPFDLLLEADPSEASISSYLYDSWCFIACDNKEVLGACIAKPLTSTTVEIFNVSVLPSHQRLGIGTKLLKSVLAELPNKGITCVELGTGTFGYQLTYYQRLGFRVDSVSKDYFLINYKDPIFENGIQHKDMLRLYINL; encoded by the coding sequence TTGGAATTTAAAGAAACCGAACCTAGCCAGGTTCCTTTTGATTTGCTGTTAGAAGCGGATCCATCCGAGGCGAGCATTTCCTCGTATCTATATGATTCTTGGTGCTTTATTGCTTGTGACAATAAAGAAGTGCTAGGAGCTTGTATTGCAAAACCACTCACTTCTACCACTGTTGAGATTTTTAATGTCTCAGTACTGCCCAGTCACCAACGTCTTGGTATCGGTACAAAACTTTTAAAGTCGGTGCTTGCAGAGTTACCAAACAAAGGTATCACTTGCGTAGAACTAGGAACGGGTACCTTTGGCTATCAATTAACGTATTACCAAAGATTGGGTTTTCGCGTTGATTCGGTATCTAAAGACTATTTCCTCATCAATTACAAAGACCCAATATTTGAAAATGGTATCCAGCATAAAGACATGCTGAGGCTGTATATTAATCTCTGA
- a CDS encoding helix-turn-helix domain-containing protein, whose product MLITMNDRELQRLTVIQDVLHHNLSRRDALKLLGLSYRQLQRLITRFIQQGAASLAHGNRGKPSSNRVNESVKLQALELIHQYYSDFGPTLAHEKLQELHNVSVSLETLRQWMIADGLWTPYSRHKPRIYLMANTITVNIAEPTLSTR is encoded by the coding sequence ATGCTAATTACTATGAACGACCGTGAATTACAAAGACTGACGGTAATCCAAGATGTCTTACACCATAACCTAAGCCGACGCGATGCTTTAAAGTTATTGGGTTTAAGTTATCGACAACTCCAACGGCTCATTACTCGTTTCATTCAACAAGGCGCAGCTTCTCTGGCACATGGAAATCGAGGCAAGCCGTCTTCAAATCGTGTCAATGAAAGCGTCAAGCTGCAGGCATTAGAACTCATTCATCAGTACTATTCTGATTTCGGACCAACGCTAGCCCACGAAAAACTTCAAGAGCTCCATAACGTCTCGGTATCACTTGAGACTCTGCGACAATGGATGATCGCTGACGGACTTTGGACTCCATATTCTAGACACAAGCCTAGAATCTATCTTATGGCCAATACCATAACGGTTAATATAGCCGAACCTACACTAAGTACGAGGTGA
- a CDS encoding tyrosine-type recombinase/integrase, which translates to MTNSNFPTQRQNQVTLSPGHSHKETVQQWEKQKEKLSRFKLNFPNLNESFDPNWAELPLVRKHLDEFEENRGGLSIHTLKMLAFVVRKWDDYCKDQNVYSFPIYAPVLLTWFKSLKLEFDVKINTLKQYRAQLSLFHKIMNTDDVTKLPAIATFFKSLPKDEMEITGSQVIELQAKPFRKHHLLRLMDLWGNEKRAIPYRDLAVLTVAYGTLLREGEIGKIRKKHVKFLENGDINIERVTSKTTISPEPKRLTGRFSAIVKRYIQIYCQPLDEDDFIFCWLTVKGARPAGYRQTPMSGMTIDRIYQRAHDLLAELGDVVTSTEAHRNIWSGHSSRVGALQDGYHAGLNLTQLIQLGDWKSNEMVLRYLRGLNNQDSPNLMLQG; encoded by the coding sequence ATGACGAACTCGAACTTCCCAACTCAACGACAAAATCAAGTTACGCTGTCACCTGGGCATTCTCATAAAGAAACAGTCCAGCAGTGGGAAAAGCAAAAAGAGAAACTCAGCCGCTTTAAACTTAACTTTCCCAACCTCAATGAGAGTTTTGATCCGAATTGGGCTGAATTACCTTTAGTGCGAAAGCACTTAGACGAGTTCGAAGAAAACCGTGGTGGGTTGAGTATTCATACTTTAAAGATGTTGGCGTTCGTTGTTCGTAAATGGGATGACTACTGCAAAGATCAAAACGTTTATAGCTTTCCTATCTATGCTCCTGTCCTATTGACTTGGTTCAAATCGCTTAAGCTAGAGTTCGATGTGAAAATTAACACGCTTAAGCAATATAGAGCGCAGCTTAGTCTGTTCCACAAAATCATGAATACGGACGACGTCACTAAACTACCAGCCATTGCCACCTTCTTTAAATCATTACCAAAAGATGAAATGGAAATTACCGGCTCGCAAGTTATCGAACTGCAAGCTAAACCATTTCGAAAGCACCATTTGCTGAGGTTGATGGATCTATGGGGCAACGAAAAACGGGCTATACCTTATCGAGATCTTGCTGTTCTTACCGTCGCCTATGGCACCCTACTTCGTGAAGGTGAGATTGGTAAAATACGCAAAAAGCACGTTAAGTTTCTTGAAAATGGCGACATTAACATTGAACGTGTCACTTCTAAAACTACAATTAGCCCAGAGCCTAAACGTTTAACAGGACGATTTTCAGCGATTGTAAAACGCTATATTCAGATCTATTGTCAGCCACTAGATGAAGACGATTTTATTTTTTGTTGGTTAACCGTTAAAGGCGCAAGGCCTGCAGGCTATCGTCAAACTCCAATGTCGGGCATGACTATCGACCGCATTTATCAGCGCGCCCACGATCTGCTCGCTGAGCTGGGTGACGTTGTCACATCAACAGAGGCGCATAGAAACATATGGAGTGGGCACTCTAGCCGTGTCGGTGCATTGCAAGATGGTTATCACGCAGGTTTAAATTTAACCCAGCTCATTCAACTCGGTGATTGGAAAAGTAATGAAATGGTACTGCGCTACTTGAGAGGTTTGAACAACCAAGACAGTCCAAACCTAATGCTCCAGGGTTAA
- a CDS encoding methionine synthase has product MSKLLPTSTAGSLPKPSWLAEPEKLWSPWKLQGNELVDGKQDALRVSLQSQELAGVDIVSDGEQTRQHFVTTFIEHLSGVDFENRKTVKIRDRYDASVPTVVGPVSRQKPVFVEDAKFLRTQTKQPIKWALPGPMTMIDTLYDDHYKSREKLAWEFAKILNQEAKELEAAGVDIIQFDEPAFNVFFDEVNDWGIACLERAIEGLKCETAVHICYGYGIKANTDWKKTLGSEWRQYEEVFPKLQKSKIDIISLECHNSHVPVELLELIRGKKVMVGAIDVATNEIETPEEVAETLRTALKYVDADKLYPCTNCGMAPLSRTVANAKLDALSAGAAIVRKELEASA; this is encoded by the coding sequence ATGTCAAAATTACTACCAACTTCTACCGCAGGCAGCCTACCAAAACCTTCATGGCTCGCTGAACCTGAAAAGTTATGGTCACCGTGGAAGTTACAAGGTAATGAATTAGTCGATGGTAAACAAGATGCCTTACGTGTCTCATTACAATCTCAAGAACTTGCTGGCGTCGATATCGTCAGTGACGGTGAGCAAACACGACAACACTTTGTGACGACTTTTATTGAGCACTTGAGTGGCGTTGACTTCGAAAACAGAAAAACCGTTAAAATCCGTGATCGTTACGATGCGAGTGTTCCTACAGTCGTAGGTCCGGTTTCTCGTCAAAAACCTGTTTTTGTTGAAGATGCGAAGTTCTTACGCACTCAGACTAAACAACCGATCAAGTGGGCGCTTCCTGGCCCAATGACGATGATCGACACGCTTTACGATGACCATTACAAAAGCCGTGAAAAGCTAGCGTGGGAGTTCGCTAAAATTCTTAACCAAGAAGCAAAAGAGTTAGAAGCGGCTGGTGTCGACATCATCCAGTTTGACGAGCCGGCGTTTAACGTATTCTTCGATGAAGTTAATGATTGGGGAATAGCATGCTTAGAGCGTGCTATCGAAGGCCTTAAGTGTGAAACTGCAGTTCACATATGTTACGGCTACGGCATCAAAGCAAACACTGACTGGAAGAAAACATTAGGTTCTGAATGGCGCCAATACGAAGAGGTATTTCCTAAGCTGCAGAAGTCGAAGATCGACATCATTTCTCTGGAATGTCACAACTCACATGTTCCAGTAGAACTGCTTGAGCTGATTCGCGGCAAAAAGGTCATGGTCGGTGCAATTGATGTTGCGACCAATGAAATTGAAACGCCAGAAGAAGTCGCAGAGACTCTAAGAACTGCGCTCAAATACGTCGACGCAGATAAGCTTTACCCTTGTACTAACTGTGGTATGGCACCATTATCTCGCACTGTGGCCAATGCTAAGTTAGACGCCTTAAGTGCTGGCGCAGCCATCGTTCGAAAAGAACTTGAAGCTAGTGCTTAA